From the Bacteroides sp. genome, the window GCCTTTTGTCCACATCACTTTGTATAACATAAACAGTATAACCCATAGCAAAAAAGGCTGCCAATTTTAGTTGACAACCTTTTGTTTTAGTGACTCCGTCAGGATTCAAACCTGAAACCTTCTGATCCGTAGTCAGATGCTCTATTCAGTTGAGCTACGGAGCCATTTGCGGTTGCAAAGATAATATTTTTTCGGGAATGAAAAACGGTTTTTCAAATTTTTTCGTGCTATTCCATGCGCTGGTTGTTGTCGGCGTATTTGACCACGGCTTTTGAACGCCATTTGCCGGTTCGGTAATAGAACCAGGAGAGGAGCCACCCAAAGAACCAGGCCAGGGGGATGCCCCACCAGATGCCATCGGTACCCATTCGCTGGGAGAGGAAATAGGAACCGGGGATGCGAAGGACCCAGAGGGAGAAAAGGGTGATGAACATCGGGACAATGGTGTCGCCGGCACCACGCATAATACCGTTGGTGGTGAACATCGCCGAGAAGAGGATGTAAAAGCTGCTGACGATGACCAGGTATTCATAGCCGATTTGGATGACTTCGGGGTCCGTGGTAAATGCCCCCATCATTTGGCGCCCAAAGAGCCATGCCAACAGGGACACCAACAGCGATATGATGGTTGTCATGGAAAGGGTACTGCGGTAGCCAGCCTTTACCCGTTCGGGCTTGTTGGCACCCAGGTTTTGCCCCACGAAGGTGGACAGGGCCATGGAGAAGTTCATGGCAGGCATTGCGGCCAGAGAGTCGATGCGTCCGGCAATGGTATAGGCCGCAATGGTGCTGGTGCCGAAGCCATTGACGATCCTGAGGAGTGCCATCATCCCCAGTGAGACGAATGTGTGCTGCAGCCCGGTGGGGATGCCAATGCGCAAACTTTTTCGGAAAATGTCGCGGTCGAACACCAGTCCGGAGTAAGACACGCGGATGAGCTGGTGGTAACGGTTGAGGTAATAAACGCTGAGTCCAAAGGAAATTCCCTGGGCGACAACGGTGGCAATGGCCACTCCGGCAATCCCCCATCCAAATACCAGGACAAACAGGAGGTCGAGGAAAATGTTGAGGATGGTGGCGATGATCAGGAAATAAAGAGGTGTCTTGGAGTCACCCAGTCCCCTGAGCACGGCGCTCACGCCATTGTAGCCAAACATTAGCACCAGGCCCAAGGCGAAAATGTTGAAATAGAGGGTAGCGTCCTTCACCAGGTGTTCGGGCAGGGCAAGCAATCTCCAGATGGGCCCAATGAGAACCAGCCCCAGGACCGTAAGGATGACGGAACCAAAGAAAAGGATGATGAAAGCAGTGTCGATGGCCCGCTTCACCTTCTCATAATCCTTGGCGCCGTAATATTGTGAGATGATGATGGTAGTGCCGGTAGTGATACCTATGACCAAACTGATGAGCACAAAGATGACGGGGAAGGAGGCTCCTGCAGCAGCCACGGCATTGGTGCCAATGTATCTGCCAATGATAATGGTGTCAACAATGTTGTATAACTGCTGAAACACATTGCCCAGGAGCATGGGCAGGGCAAATAAAAAAATCTGTTTCCCGGGGGATCCCGTGGTCAGGTCGCGCATTGAAATTTCCGGATTTGCAATACCTTTATTAACAACGGCACAAAGGTATGGTTTTTCAGGTAGTCGATTATTTGGTAAAAAAAAACGTAAATTTGTCGCATAAGTTGAAATTAGGTGCAAATCAAAGTTTTTATGATGGATATTTCGGTGGTAGTGCCCTTATACAATGAAATGGAATCGCTTCCTGAGCTGACGGAATGGATTGCCCGTGTGATGCAGGCAGAAGGATTCAGCTATGAGGTGCTCCTTATAGATGACGGCAGCCGGGATGGTTCCTGGGAGGTGATAGAACGTCTGGCCAAAGGCAATCCTGCGCTTAAGGGGATCCGTTTCCGGCGAAATTACGGGAAGTCAGCGGCACTGAACGTGGGTTTTCAGCACGTTTCGGGCAAAGTGGTCATCACCATGGATGCCGACCTGCAGGACAGCCCCGAAGAGATCCCTGAGCTTTACCAGATGATCCGCAAGGATGGCTTTGACCTTGTGAGTGGCTGGAAAAAGAAGCGGTATGACCCGGTGACCAAGACCATCCCCACCAAATTGTATAATTGGGCTACCCGTTGCGCTACAGGAATCAAGTTACACGATTTCAACTGCGGGTTGAAAGCCTATAAGCTGGAAGTGGTAAAAAGCATTGAAGTCTATGGCGAGATGCACCGTTACATTCCGGTCATTGCTAAGTGGGCTGGTTTTACACACATTGGGGAAAAGGTCGTACATCACCAGAAACGCAAGTATGGTAAGACAAAATTTGGGCTTGAACGCTTTGTAAACGGCTTTCTGGACCTGATGTCCATCACCTTTGTGACGCGTTTCGGGCGCAAGCCCATGCATTTCTTTGGCTTGCTTGGCACCTTGCTCTTCCTTGCAGGTTTGGTGATAGCCCTTTACCTGGCTTATGCCAAGTTCTTTATGATGGGTTACCGGATGACCGACCGCCCCCTATTCTATTTTGGACTGCTGGCAATGGTGCTGGGAACCCAATTGTTCCTGGCGGGCTTCCTCGGGGAACTGATCTCGCGCAGTGCGGCCGACAGAAATCATTATCTCATTGAAAAAACAACCGAGAAACAGTGGCAAAAGTCGTAATATTGGGATCGGCGCATCCCCTGAGAGGCGGTGGGCTGGCGACCTTCAACGAAAGGCTTGCCCGTGCTTTCCAGGATGAAGGGCACGAGGTTATCATCTATACCTTCTCCCTTCAATACCCGGGCTTCCTGTTCCCGGGGAAGACCCAGTACTCGGAAGATCCTGCACCTGAAGGACTGGATATCCGGGTGAAGGTCAACAGCTTGAGCCCATTGAACTGGTGGAAAGTGGGGCGCGAATTGCGTAAACTGAAGCCTGATTTGCTGGTTGTTCGTTACTGGATTCCCTTTATGGCCCCCTGCCTTGGCACCATTGCTTCAATGGTGAAAAAGAATAAACATACACGGGTGGTGGCCATTGCCGATAACATCATCCCACACGAAAAACGCCCTGGAGACCGCCTGTTGACGCATTATTTCGTAAAACGAATACAAGGGTTCGTAACCCTCTCTGAGTCCGTCAGGGAGGATCTGATGCAGTTTGGCGTACCTGAAACGCGCAGTATCTATTGCGCTCATCCGTTGTATGACAACTTTGGAGAATTCCTGCCGATGGAGCAGGCACGCAAGCAACTGGGCATAGCTCATAAGGGCCCCATCGTGCTGTTTTTTGGGTTTATTCGTGATTACAAAGGGCTTGATCTGCTGCTGAAGGCATTTGCCAGTCCAGAGATTAAAGCATTGCCACTGAAATTGCTGGTGGCAGGAGAGTTTTACACCGATCCTGAACCTTATCACGAGCTTGCCGAGGAATTCGGCATGGAGGAACAGGTCCTCTGGCAAACGCATTTCATCCCAAACGAAAAAGTTCGGGAATATTTTTGTGCTGCCAACCTGGTGGCACAACCTTATAAAAGTGCCACGCAAAGCGGGGTGACGCAGGTGGCCTACCATTTTGAGGTTCCTATGCTCGTAACGCGGGTTGGGGGATTGCCTGAGATGGTGCCACATGGAAAGGTGGGTTATGTGGTGGAACCCGAACCAAAAGAGATTTCAAAGGCTATTGCTGAATTCTTTAAGGAGGGCAGGGAAAAGGCCTACAGGGAAAACATAAAGGAAGAAAAAAAACGTTTCACCTGGCAAAAGCTTGTGAATGCCCTGATTGAACAGGGTAATAAGAGATAAACAATGAAGATAAAAAAACAAATAGAAGATTCCATAGGGCTGAAACAGCAAGTGCTTGCTGACCATGAGTTGCTGGAGGAACTGGAGCGGTGCATAGGGGAAATGATTCATTGTTATGAAAAGGGGCATAAGGTGCTCTTGTGCGGGAATGGGGGCAGTGCGGCAGATGCACAGCACCTGGCCGCAGAGTTGTCGGGCCGCTTTTATTTTGACCGGCCACCACTGAATGCTGAAGCGCTTCACGTGAACACCTCGTTTTTAACGGCAGTGGCCAATGACTATTCTTTCGAACAGATCTATGAGCGGATGGTCATGGCACTTGGCAAGGAGGGTGATATGCTGCTGGCATTTAGCACCTCGGGACATTCACCCAATATCGTCAATGCACTGGTTGCAGCTCGCAAACTGGGGATGATCACGGTGGGTTTTACAGGACAGGAGGGAGGCAAAATAAACGAATTCTGCGACATCCTGTTTAAGGTGCCTTCAGCAGATACCCCGCGGATTCAGGAAGTGCACATTTTGCTGGGCCATATTATCTGCGAGAATGTGGAGGAGATATTGTTTAAGTTATAGCACTTTTTGGGCCCCGTGGGACTAAGGCGACGGAAAGTAGTTTAAGTAAAGATAATGAAGATTATTTGTTTTCGTGAAAAAGTGTGCCATTAGCCATTAAAAATGAATTTATTTCCGGATAAAAACTGGACGCTTTTTCTGGACCGTGATGGGGTGTTGAACAGGCGCCTTGAGGGCGATTATGTGAAGCGCAAGGAAGATTTTGAATGGCAGGAAGGGGTATTGGAAAGTCTGGCCTGGTTAAGCGGGGTATTTGGTACGATTGTTGTCGTAACCAATCAGCAGGGTATTGGAAAAGGCCTGATGACAGAAAAGGAGCTGGAACAGATCCACCACAAGATGCTGAACGATTTAAAGCAAGCGGGTGGCCGGATTGACAAGGTTTATTTTTGTCCTGACCTGGAGAACAGCGGAAGCTTTAACCGTAAACCAATGGTGGGTATGGGCTTGCAGGCCAGACGGGATTTCCCGGAAATAAACTTCCGGCAATCAGTCATGGTTGGTGATACGCTCAGTGACATGCGTTTTGGCAAGCGATTAAAAATGAAAACGGTTTTAATTTCGGAAGATTTAACAATGGCCAGGCAACATCACTTCCTTATTGATTTAAGATTCAGCAGCCTTAAGGATTTTTCTAAATGGGCTGAACAGAAATTAAAGAAATAGGCAGATTTTTGTAAATTCGTTGTAATGATAAGGGTGCACAAAAACATTCGAAATATTCTTTTTTTTCTTATCCTTTTTCAGGCTTTTCCGGCCCTTTCACAAGGGAATGGAGTAAACCAGCGGGATGAGGAAGGCAGGCGGCAGGGACCCTGGCAGGGGATTTTTGCAAATGGGATGCTTCGCTACCAGGGGCAGTTTGTGAATGATATACCCCAGGGAACCTTTAGGTACTTTTATCCGGAAGGGGGGTTGCGTGCTGAACTGCATCATGATACATCCAAGGATGTTGTCCCTGCAGTTTACTTTCACAAGAACAACCAGCCCATGGCAACCGGTCAGTTTAAAAACAATCAGAGAACTGGTCTTTGGCGCTTTTTTTCTGAGTCAGGAATTAAACTGGCAGAAACTGAGTACACGGAAGGTCAACTGGAAGGGAAATCCATCACTTTTTTCCCATCGGGAGAAGTGGCAGAAATCGTTGAATACAGCGCTGGGGTTAAACAAGGAGCCTGGCAGCAATTTTATGAAGATGGAAAGGTCAGGCTGCTGGCTAGCTATGAAAACAACGAATTGAATGGCCCCTTCAAATTGTTCTATGAAGATGGAAAGGAACAACTGCTTGCCAACTATAGCAATAACCTTCCTCATGACAGCTGGAAGTTTTTTACCAAAGAAGGTGAATTGGAGAAAGAAGTTATTTATCAGCATGGTATCATTGTGAAAGAGATGATTTATATTGAGCGGGAGGAAGAAATTACCATTCCCCTGGTACCTGACAGCGAAGCTTCGGAAGATATTTTTACCTCTCCGTTTTAATGAGCGCATAGAGGGTATTTCAAACAAATAGATAACTACATATCTTATGAAAATCAGCCGGAATAACTTCTTTAACAAAATGACTTGGTTGATCACTTTAGGCATGGTAGTTTTTTTTACGGGTTGTAAAGAGGAACAGGCAGATCCGACTGAGATGTATTACGCTTATTTTCCAGAAGCAGTTGGTCATTTTGTGATTTATGAAGTGGATTCGGTGGTTTACGACGATTTCACCGGGCAGGTTTTGGAGTTTCAATATGAGGTAAAGGAATTGATTGAAAGCCGTTTAACCGACGGGGAGGAGGGTGAAAGCCTCCGGCTGGAACGTTATATCAGGCCAGATGCCGCATCCTCGTGGGAGATCAAAGATATCTGGCAGGCCAGGGTATTGGCAGACAGAGCTGAAAAAACAGAAGAAAATATCACTTACATCAAACTGGTATTTCCTCCCAAGCTTGGTAAAAAATGGAATGGGAACGCCTATAATACCCTGCCAGAACAGGAATACAGGATTACTGAAGCGCATAAACCCTATCTGATTTCGCCCAGCCTGTCGTTTGATTCAACCATAACTGTATTGCAAAATGATTTCTTTACACTGATCAGTGAAGATTTCCAGCAAGAAATATACGCCAAGGATATTGGGATGGTGTTTAAACGTTTCAGGAAGGTAGATAAAGAAGTGGACGGAACTATTACCCGGGGGGTGGATTATACCTACCAGTTCAAGGCTTTTGGTCAGGAATAAGAATTAAATTGCATATGGGCAAAACCGGTTTTTCTTTCCTTTTAGTCCTGTTATGCCTTCTCATGGCTTTACCAGGGCTTGCCCAGGATGAATTCAAAGCAGGGTATTACTGGATATCTTTCACAGATAAACTGGGCACTCCCTATAACCTCAATCAGCCGGAAGAATTCCTCTCGCCAAGAGCCCTCAGCCGGAGGGTACATCAGGGTATTGCCCTGACCCCAAATGACTTACCACCAAATCCGGCGTATATTGACAGCCTGAAAGCAGATATTGAGGTGCAGGTATTGTATGCAAGCCGCTGGTTGAATGGTGCCATGATTTTAAGCTCGGAGGCAGAAAGCCTTGAAAGGATCCGGAGTTTTCCGTTTGTTTCGGGAACGGAGCTGGTGAAGCCCTTGCCAATTATTTTCCAGAGCATCGGTGATGATCAGGATTTATGGGAGGGGGAAAGGCGGCCTTCGGCCACTCAGACAAATGAAATTGAACTGGCATATGAGGATCTTTTTGGTAAAAAGGCTTGGAGAAGTGTTTTCCACGGTCTGGATCCAGGATATTCTGGGGCATCTATTGATCAAATCAATGGACAAAAATTACTACATGACGGCTATCGCGGTGAAGGGATGTTGATTGCTGTGTTGGATGGCGGCTTTTATGCTGCTGACCAGTTGTCAGTTTTTTCGCATTTATGGGGATCGGGCCGTATCGCCGGTACCAGGGATTTCGTGGAAATACCTGAGAATCTTTATGCCAGCAGTCCCCATGGCACGTATGTATTATCAGTCATGGGTGGATTAAGGCCAGGTGCACTCATGGGAACGGCAATCGAGGCCACCTACTGGTTAATACGGACAGAAGATGTGGCAACCGAATACCTGATAGAAGAGTACAACTGGCTTGCAGGGGCAGAACTGGCCGACAGTCTTGGCGCAGATGTAATCAATTCCTCCCTGGGCTACACCCGTTTTGATGATCCGGAGCAAGATCATTTTTATTCGGATTTGAATGGCGAAACCACTGTGGTTGCAAAAGCCGCCAACAAGGCTTTTGAAAGAGGCATACTGGTGGTGAATAGTGCGGGGAATTATGGGAATCAGACCTGGCGTTATGTCGGGTCTCCTGCCGACAGTTTTGGGGCTTTAAGTATTGGGGCAGTTGATATTGATGGGTTAGTTGCTGGTTTTAGTTCACGTGGCCCTACTGCAGATGGACGTATTAAACCGGATGTTATGGCTCACGGATTAAGTGTTCCGGTAGCTGATTTGTCAGAGGGTGTGGGACTTGCGAGTGGGACCTCTTTCTCAAGCCCTATGATTGCAGGTATGTCAGCTTCGCTCTGGGGAAAATTTCCTCATGTTAGTGCCAGCCAACTGAAAAGAGCCATCATCGAAAGCGGACACCTGTTTCTTCATCCGGATTCTATCTACGGAAACGGTATTCCTGATTTTAACTGGGCTTCCCGTTTGCTGCAATATGATTTTCAACCTGCGGAACAATTAGTCATTTACCCAAATCCTATTTCGCCTTCCTCTTTTTTAACCTTCCACTCGGAAAGTCATCAGCCATTTCATCTTGAAGTATTTGACCTCAGGGGGCAATTGGTTTATAGTGCCGGGGGAGAATCTTTTTTTCCCGGGTATAACCGCATTCAGCCCTTTGAAGAAATGACGCATCTGGATAATGGGGTTTATTTCCTTCGGATGATTTTGAATGCATCGGGAGAATTTTCTGTTGCAAAATTCATTAAGGTCTGGTAAAGATCCTTAATTTCCTTGTTTGCCCTATTTCCAACGTTTTTTCATTGGAATAAAGTTCCTTTTTTTTAACGCATAATGCGCTGAAAGCTAATATTCAAACCTCCACTACAAAGAAAAAAAGACTGTTTTATCTTTTCCCTATTAAAAAATTCAAG encodes:
- a CDS encoding MATE family efflux transporter, producing MRDLTTGSPGKQIFLFALPMLLGNVFQQLYNIVDTIIIGRYIGTNAVAAAGASFPVIFVLISLVIGITTGTTIIISQYYGAKDYEKVKRAIDTAFIILFFGSVILTVLGLVLIGPIWRLLALPEHLVKDATLYFNIFALGLVLMFGYNGVSAVLRGLGDSKTPLYFLIIATILNIFLDLLFVLVFGWGIAGVAIATVVAQGISFGLSVYYLNRYHQLIRVSYSGLVFDRDIFRKSLRIGIPTGLQHTFVSLGMMALLRIVNGFGTSTIAAYTIAGRIDSLAAMPAMNFSMALSTFVGQNLGANKPERVKAGYRSTLSMTTIISLLVSLLAWLFGRQMMGAFTTDPEVIQIGYEYLVIVSSFYILFSAMFTTNGIMRGAGDTIVPMFITLFSLWVLRIPGSYFLSQRMGTDGIWWGIPLAWFFGWLLSWFYYRTGKWRSKAVVKYADNNQRME
- a CDS encoding glycosyltransferase family 2 protein, which produces MDISVVVPLYNEMESLPELTEWIARVMQAEGFSYEVLLIDDGSRDGSWEVIERLAKGNPALKGIRFRRNYGKSAALNVGFQHVSGKVVITMDADLQDSPEEIPELYQMIRKDGFDLVSGWKKKRYDPVTKTIPTKLYNWATRCATGIKLHDFNCGLKAYKLEVVKSIEVYGEMHRYIPVIAKWAGFTHIGEKVVHHQKRKYGKTKFGLERFVNGFLDLMSITFVTRFGRKPMHFFGLLGTLLFLAGLVIALYLAYAKFFMMGYRMTDRPLFYFGLLAMVLGTQLFLAGFLGELISRSAADRNHYLIEKTTEKQWQKS
- a CDS encoding glycosyltransferase family 4 protein; its protein translation is MAKVVILGSAHPLRGGGLATFNERLARAFQDEGHEVIIYTFSLQYPGFLFPGKTQYSEDPAPEGLDIRVKVNSLSPLNWWKVGRELRKLKPDLLVVRYWIPFMAPCLGTIASMVKKNKHTRVVAIADNIIPHEKRPGDRLLTHYFVKRIQGFVTLSESVREDLMQFGVPETRSIYCAHPLYDNFGEFLPMEQARKQLGIAHKGPIVLFFGFIRDYKGLDLLLKAFASPEIKALPLKLLVAGEFYTDPEPYHELAEEFGMEEQVLWQTHFIPNEKVREYFCAANLVAQPYKSATQSGVTQVAYHFEVPMLVTRVGGLPEMVPHGKVGYVVEPEPKEISKAIAEFFKEGREKAYRENIKEEKKRFTWQKLVNALIEQGNKR
- a CDS encoding D-sedoheptulose 7-phosphate isomerase, whose protein sequence is MKIKKQIEDSIGLKQQVLADHELLEELERCIGEMIHCYEKGHKVLLCGNGGSAADAQHLAAELSGRFYFDRPPLNAEALHVNTSFLTAVANDYSFEQIYERMVMALGKEGDMLLAFSTSGHSPNIVNALVAARKLGMITVGFTGQEGGKINEFCDILFKVPSADTPRIQEVHILLGHIICENVEEILFKL
- a CDS encoding HAD-IIIA family hydrolase, whose protein sequence is MNLFPDKNWTLFLDRDGVLNRRLEGDYVKRKEDFEWQEGVLESLAWLSGVFGTIVVVTNQQGIGKGLMTEKELEQIHHKMLNDLKQAGGRIDKVYFCPDLENSGSFNRKPMVGMGLQARRDFPEINFRQSVMVGDTLSDMRFGKRLKMKTVLISEDLTMARQHHFLIDLRFSSLKDFSKWAEQKLKK
- a CDS encoding toxin-antitoxin system YwqK family antitoxin, translating into MIRVHKNIRNILFFLILFQAFPALSQGNGVNQRDEEGRRQGPWQGIFANGMLRYQGQFVNDIPQGTFRYFYPEGGLRAELHHDTSKDVVPAVYFHKNNQPMATGQFKNNQRTGLWRFFSESGIKLAETEYTEGQLEGKSITFFPSGEVAEIVEYSAGVKQGAWQQFYEDGKVRLLASYENNELNGPFKLFYEDGKEQLLANYSNNLPHDSWKFFTKEGELEKEVIYQHGIIVKEMIYIEREEEITIPLVPDSEASEDIFTSPF
- a CDS encoding S8 family serine peptidase; protein product: MALPGLAQDEFKAGYYWISFTDKLGTPYNLNQPEEFLSPRALSRRVHQGIALTPNDLPPNPAYIDSLKADIEVQVLYASRWLNGAMILSSEAESLERIRSFPFVSGTELVKPLPIIFQSIGDDQDLWEGERRPSATQTNEIELAYEDLFGKKAWRSVFHGLDPGYSGASIDQINGQKLLHDGYRGEGMLIAVLDGGFYAADQLSVFSHLWGSGRIAGTRDFVEIPENLYASSPHGTYVLSVMGGLRPGALMGTAIEATYWLIRTEDVATEYLIEEYNWLAGAELADSLGADVINSSLGYTRFDDPEQDHFYSDLNGETTVVAKAANKAFERGILVVNSAGNYGNQTWRYVGSPADSFGALSIGAVDIDGLVAGFSSRGPTADGRIKPDVMAHGLSVPVADLSEGVGLASGTSFSSPMIAGMSASLWGKFPHVSASQLKRAIIESGHLFLHPDSIYGNGIPDFNWASRLLQYDFQPAEQLVIYPNPISPSSFLTFHSESHQPFHLEVFDLRGQLVYSAGGESFFPGYNRIQPFEEMTHLDNGVYFLRMILNASGEFSVAKFIKVW